Proteins from one Homalodisca vitripennis isolate AUS2020 chromosome 3, UT_GWSS_2.1, whole genome shotgun sequence genomic window:
- the LOC124357191 gene encoding carboxypeptidase N subunit 2-like isoform X3 yields the protein MLLKHNQRRRAQRRSSMLGKPTLLSALMVRTLAALTLVPSDADICDITACDALRRMREEIAGGSLLDPVWRKNVEEDRWYRCCEGPCRCRPETFALSCWRQELDELPSNQYVPNDIRVIDLGINQITSLNRDAFKGLHRLVELDMFDNRIDFLPSVIFDNLDSLAHLRLHRNRLEDLHGKLFHKLANLETLDLSTNSIRRLAATLFRGTPRLVVLHLASNALEDLPESVFRGLVRLEELDLSSNVFLEFPIGIFKGLTNLKRLKLHDNRLKQLPPGVFSDLHFLDLLSLRRNRLTFIRPGLFDNQRYLTHLELTGNWISTLSGQEFLKLPSLRELHMGQNYLEYIPEGTFRESGQLEKLFLFSNNLVNLDSGTFTGLANLTVLLLNNNLLRLMSENIFEPLVSLKKLQVDSNKFQYLPTDCLEFVPNLLSLKLSKNPWHCDCAILYLATWLRANRRKVWDSSPTCRGPGDLGGRLVEEMTFDDLCDGQWASMVKLTPRVPIK from the exons CATGTTGGGGAAACCGACATTGCTGAGTGCTCTGATGGTACGAACCCTGGCAGCGCTAACGCTCGTGCCCAGTGACGCTGATATTTGTGACATCACGGCTTGTGACGCTCTTAGACGCATGCGAGAAGAAATTGCTGGCGGCAGTCTGCTGGACCCAG TGTGGCGCAAGAACGTCGAGGAAGACCGGTGGTACCGGTGCTGTGAGGGCCCGTGTCGTTGTCGTCCGGAGACCTTCGCCCTCAGCTGTTGGAGACAGGAGCTTGACGAGCTGCCCTCCAATCAATACGTCCCTAACGACATTCGAGTCAT AGATCTAGGCATCAACCAAATTACATCACTAAACAGAGATGCTTTTAAAGGTCTTCATAGATTAGTTGAACT TGATATGTTTGACAACCGAATAGACTTCCTACCCTCTGTGATTTTTGACAACCTGGACAGTCTCGCtcattt GAGACTTCACAGGAATCGTTTGGAAGATCTGCACGGAAAGCTGTTTCACAAACTCGCAAATCTTGAAACCCT AGACTTGTCCACCAACTCGATACGGCGGCTAGCAGCCACGCTTTTCCGAGGCACTCCCCGCCTGGTGGTGCTACATCTCGCCAGTAACGCCCTGGAAGACCTCCCAGAGAGCGTGTTCCGTGGTCTGGTCAGGCTGGAAGAGCTAGATCTCTCCTCAAACGTTTTCTTGGAGTTCCCCATCGGCATCTTCAAAGGTCTTACGAATCTCAAGCGACTCAAGCTTCACGACAACAGACTCAAACAGCTACCTCCGG GAGTGTTCAGCGATCTGCACTTCCTGGATTTGCTGAGTTTAAGGAGAAACAGGTTGACGTTTATACGACCTGGGCTGTTCGACAACCAGCGTTACCTGACACACCTTGAACTTACAGGCAACTGGATATCAACG TTGTCTGGTCAGGAGTTTTTGAAGTTACCTTCCCTCAGAGAATTACATATGGGCCAAAACTATCTAGAATATATTCCTGAGGGAACATTCCGGGAATCGGGACAACTAGAGAAACTGTTCCTTTTCTCCAACAACTTAGTTAACTTGGACTCCGGGACTTTTACTGGTCTCGCCAATCTCACTGTTCTGTTACTCAACAACAACTTGCTGCGACTTATGAGTGAGAACATCTTCGAGCCTCTCGTCAGCCTCAAGAAGTT ACAAGTGGACAGCAACAAGTTTCAGTACCTGCCGACGGACTGTTTGGAGTTCGTCCCGAACCTATTATCTCTTAAGTTGTCGAAGAACCCTTGGCACTGCGACTGCGCAATACTGTACCTTGCCAC GTGGTTACGTGCAAATCGGCGAAAAGTCTGGGACTCCAGCCCCACGTGCCGGGGACCCGGAGACCTGGGGGGCCGTCTGGTGGAGGAGATGACGTTCGACGACCTCTGTGATGGCCAATGGGCGAGCATGGTCAAGCTGACCCCCAGGGTGCCCATCAAATAG
- the LOC124357191 gene encoding carboxypeptidase N subunit 2-like isoform X1, with translation MLLKHNQRRRAQRRSSMLGKPTLLSALMVRTLAALTLVPSDADICDITACDALRRMREEIAGGSLLDPGKPPVYEESQEDRINKIERRLRSVEQPLWRKNVEEDRWYRCCEGPCRCRPETFALSCWRQELDELPSNQYVPNDIRVIDLGINQITSLNRDAFKGLHRLVELDMFDNRIDFLPSVIFDNLDSLAHLRLHRNRLEDLHGKLFHKLANLETLDLSTNSIRRLAATLFRGTPRLVVLHLASNALEDLPESVFRGLVRLEELDLSSNVFLEFPIGIFKGLTNLKRLKLHDNRLKQLPPGVFSDLHFLDLLSLRRNRLTFIRPGLFDNQRYLTHLELTGNWISTLSGQEFLKLPSLRELHMGQNYLEYIPEGTFRESGQLEKLFLFSNNLVNLDSGTFTGLANLTVLLLNNNLLRLMSENIFEPLVSLKKLQVDSNKFQYLPTDCLEFVPNLLSLKLSKNPWHCDCAILYLATWLRANRRKVWDSSPTCRGPGDLGGRLVEEMTFDDLCDGQWASMVKLTPRVPIK, from the exons CATGTTGGGGAAACCGACATTGCTGAGTGCTCTGATGGTACGAACCCTGGCAGCGCTAACGCTCGTGCCCAGTGACGCTGATATTTGTGACATCACGGCTTGTGACGCTCTTAGACGCATGCGAGAAGAAATTGCTGGCGGCAGTCTGCTGGACCCAGGTAAGCCACCCGTGTACGAGGAGTCCCAGGAGGATCGCATCAACAAGATAGAGCGGCGGCTGCGCTCCGTGGAACAACCCT TGTGGCGCAAGAACGTCGAGGAAGACCGGTGGTACCGGTGCTGTGAGGGCCCGTGTCGTTGTCGTCCGGAGACCTTCGCCCTCAGCTGTTGGAGACAGGAGCTTGACGAGCTGCCCTCCAATCAATACGTCCCTAACGACATTCGAGTCAT AGATCTAGGCATCAACCAAATTACATCACTAAACAGAGATGCTTTTAAAGGTCTTCATAGATTAGTTGAACT TGATATGTTTGACAACCGAATAGACTTCCTACCCTCTGTGATTTTTGACAACCTGGACAGTCTCGCtcattt GAGACTTCACAGGAATCGTTTGGAAGATCTGCACGGAAAGCTGTTTCACAAACTCGCAAATCTTGAAACCCT AGACTTGTCCACCAACTCGATACGGCGGCTAGCAGCCACGCTTTTCCGAGGCACTCCCCGCCTGGTGGTGCTACATCTCGCCAGTAACGCCCTGGAAGACCTCCCAGAGAGCGTGTTCCGTGGTCTGGTCAGGCTGGAAGAGCTAGATCTCTCCTCAAACGTTTTCTTGGAGTTCCCCATCGGCATCTTCAAAGGTCTTACGAATCTCAAGCGACTCAAGCTTCACGACAACAGACTCAAACAGCTACCTCCGG GAGTGTTCAGCGATCTGCACTTCCTGGATTTGCTGAGTTTAAGGAGAAACAGGTTGACGTTTATACGACCTGGGCTGTTCGACAACCAGCGTTACCTGACACACCTTGAACTTACAGGCAACTGGATATCAACG TTGTCTGGTCAGGAGTTTTTGAAGTTACCTTCCCTCAGAGAATTACATATGGGCCAAAACTATCTAGAATATATTCCTGAGGGAACATTCCGGGAATCGGGACAACTAGAGAAACTGTTCCTTTTCTCCAACAACTTAGTTAACTTGGACTCCGGGACTTTTACTGGTCTCGCCAATCTCACTGTTCTGTTACTCAACAACAACTTGCTGCGACTTATGAGTGAGAACATCTTCGAGCCTCTCGTCAGCCTCAAGAAGTT ACAAGTGGACAGCAACAAGTTTCAGTACCTGCCGACGGACTGTTTGGAGTTCGTCCCGAACCTATTATCTCTTAAGTTGTCGAAGAACCCTTGGCACTGCGACTGCGCAATACTGTACCTTGCCAC GTGGTTACGTGCAAATCGGCGAAAAGTCTGGGACTCCAGCCCCACGTGCCGGGGACCCGGAGACCTGGGGGGCCGTCTGGTGGAGGAGATGACGTTCGACGACCTCTGTGATGGCCAATGGGCGAGCATGGTCAAGCTGACCCCCAGGGTGCCCATCAAATAG
- the LOC124357191 gene encoding carboxypeptidase N subunit 2-like isoform X2 — protein sequence MLGKPTLLSALMVRTLAALTLVPSDADICDITACDALRRMREEIAGGSLLDPGKPPVYEESQEDRINKIERRLRSVEQPLWRKNVEEDRWYRCCEGPCRCRPETFALSCWRQELDELPSNQYVPNDIRVIDLGINQITSLNRDAFKGLHRLVELDMFDNRIDFLPSVIFDNLDSLAHLRLHRNRLEDLHGKLFHKLANLETLDLSTNSIRRLAATLFRGTPRLVVLHLASNALEDLPESVFRGLVRLEELDLSSNVFLEFPIGIFKGLTNLKRLKLHDNRLKQLPPGVFSDLHFLDLLSLRRNRLTFIRPGLFDNQRYLTHLELTGNWISTLSGQEFLKLPSLRELHMGQNYLEYIPEGTFRESGQLEKLFLFSNNLVNLDSGTFTGLANLTVLLLNNNLLRLMSENIFEPLVSLKKLQVDSNKFQYLPTDCLEFVPNLLSLKLSKNPWHCDCAILYLATWLRANRRKVWDSSPTCRGPGDLGGRLVEEMTFDDLCDGQWASMVKLTPRVPIK from the exons ATGTTGGGGAAACCGACATTGCTGAGTGCTCTGATGGTACGAACCCTGGCAGCGCTAACGCTCGTGCCCAGTGACGCTGATATTTGTGACATCACGGCTTGTGACGCTCTTAGACGCATGCGAGAAGAAATTGCTGGCGGCAGTCTGCTGGACCCAGGTAAGCCACCCGTGTACGAGGAGTCCCAGGAGGATCGCATCAACAAGATAGAGCGGCGGCTGCGCTCCGTGGAACAACCCT TGTGGCGCAAGAACGTCGAGGAAGACCGGTGGTACCGGTGCTGTGAGGGCCCGTGTCGTTGTCGTCCGGAGACCTTCGCCCTCAGCTGTTGGAGACAGGAGCTTGACGAGCTGCCCTCCAATCAATACGTCCCTAACGACATTCGAGTCAT AGATCTAGGCATCAACCAAATTACATCACTAAACAGAGATGCTTTTAAAGGTCTTCATAGATTAGTTGAACT TGATATGTTTGACAACCGAATAGACTTCCTACCCTCTGTGATTTTTGACAACCTGGACAGTCTCGCtcattt GAGACTTCACAGGAATCGTTTGGAAGATCTGCACGGAAAGCTGTTTCACAAACTCGCAAATCTTGAAACCCT AGACTTGTCCACCAACTCGATACGGCGGCTAGCAGCCACGCTTTTCCGAGGCACTCCCCGCCTGGTGGTGCTACATCTCGCCAGTAACGCCCTGGAAGACCTCCCAGAGAGCGTGTTCCGTGGTCTGGTCAGGCTGGAAGAGCTAGATCTCTCCTCAAACGTTTTCTTGGAGTTCCCCATCGGCATCTTCAAAGGTCTTACGAATCTCAAGCGACTCAAGCTTCACGACAACAGACTCAAACAGCTACCTCCGG GAGTGTTCAGCGATCTGCACTTCCTGGATTTGCTGAGTTTAAGGAGAAACAGGTTGACGTTTATACGACCTGGGCTGTTCGACAACCAGCGTTACCTGACACACCTTGAACTTACAGGCAACTGGATATCAACG TTGTCTGGTCAGGAGTTTTTGAAGTTACCTTCCCTCAGAGAATTACATATGGGCCAAAACTATCTAGAATATATTCCTGAGGGAACATTCCGGGAATCGGGACAACTAGAGAAACTGTTCCTTTTCTCCAACAACTTAGTTAACTTGGACTCCGGGACTTTTACTGGTCTCGCCAATCTCACTGTTCTGTTACTCAACAACAACTTGCTGCGACTTATGAGTGAGAACATCTTCGAGCCTCTCGTCAGCCTCAAGAAGTT ACAAGTGGACAGCAACAAGTTTCAGTACCTGCCGACGGACTGTTTGGAGTTCGTCCCGAACCTATTATCTCTTAAGTTGTCGAAGAACCCTTGGCACTGCGACTGCGCAATACTGTACCTTGCCAC GTGGTTACGTGCAAATCGGCGAAAAGTCTGGGACTCCAGCCCCACGTGCCGGGGACCCGGAGACCTGGGGGGCCGTCTGGTGGAGGAGATGACGTTCGACGACCTCTGTGATGGCCAATGGGCGAGCATGGTCAAGCTGACCCCCAGGGTGCCCATCAAATAG